In Chryseobacterium gotjawalense, the following are encoded in one genomic region:
- a CDS encoding lysophospholipid acyltransferase family protein, with protein sequence MNFIFKIILLFSKLPLRVLYLFSDFMFFVIYYVVGYRRKVVLENLQNSFPTKSPEELKKIEKKFYFNFCDYIVETFKSFTISSNELRVRIQHLNQDVFHEAKSENKNVILLAGHVFNWEWFNVLATIIPEENSFPVYRKVQSGFWEEKIKGLRNRFGNQPLEAKEVIRHIFRNPNDGNSVYMFVADQTPHVSEVTYGLNFLNQKTPVFVGYDKLSLRMDLAFVYCEMKKVKRGFYQVNFYRIMPDGEKFVEHEVVKKFHNLLENTINKRPDNYLWSHRRWKYQHAIKVMGE encoded by the coding sequence ATGAATTTTATTTTTAAAATAATCCTGCTTTTTTCAAAACTTCCGCTGCGGGTTTTGTATTTATTTTCAGATTTCATGTTTTTTGTGATCTACTACGTTGTGGGCTATAGACGGAAAGTAGTGCTGGAAAATCTTCAAAATTCTTTTCCCACAAAATCACCGGAAGAACTTAAAAAAATAGAGAAAAAATTCTACTTCAATTTCTGTGATTATATCGTAGAAACCTTTAAATCATTTACCATTTCTTCTAATGAATTGCGGGTACGGATTCAGCATCTTAACCAGGATGTTTTTCATGAAGCGAAATCCGAAAATAAAAATGTTATTCTGTTAGCAGGCCATGTTTTTAATTGGGAATGGTTCAATGTACTGGCGACCATCATTCCGGAAGAAAACAGTTTCCCGGTTTACCGTAAAGTTCAGAGCGGTTTTTGGGAAGAGAAAATAAAAGGTCTCCGGAACCGGTTCGGAAATCAACCTTTGGAAGCGAAAGAAGTTATTCGTCATATTTTCAGAAATCCAAATGATGGCAATTCGGTTTATATGTTTGTTGCAGACCAAACGCCCCACGTTTCAGAAGTAACTTACGGTTTAAATTTCCTGAATCAGAAAACGCCTGTTTTTGTAGGTTACGATAAACTTTCACTGAGAATGGATCTGGCTTTTGTTTATTGTGAAATGAAAAAAGTAAAGCGGGGTTTCTATCAGGTTAATTTTTACCGGATTATGCCTGACGGTGAAAAATTCGTTGAGCACGAAGTCGTGAAAAAATTCCATAACCTGCTGGAAAACACCATTAATAAAAGACCAGACAATTATCTTTGGTCCCACAGAAGATGGAAATACCAACACGCCATAAAAGTCATGGGGGAATAA
- a CDS encoding glycosyltransferase family 2 protein: MNLAIVILNWNGKHWLEQFLPNVIRHSENADIYVIDNASTDDSVAFLKRNFPGVTIIQNKKNYGFAEGYNEGLKHIDHEFYCLLNSDVEVTENWIIPVLTIFKNDENIAAVQPKILDYNRRNYFEFAGAGGGLIDNLGYPYCRGRIFENIEEDHGQFDDEVEIFWASGCCFFIRSEDFWSQNGFDARFFAHQEEIDLCWRLKNSGRKIFYTGKSTVYHVGGGTLNKQSPQKTFLNIRNNFSMILKNTPLSTLLWLIPFRLILDGFAGIYLGYKNGISHFWAVIRAHFSFYAQIPETVKLRQNKQISKFYQAKWLVFKNFL; the protein is encoded by the coding sequence TTGAATTTAGCAATCGTCATACTCAACTGGAACGGTAAACATTGGTTGGAACAGTTTCTTCCCAATGTCATCCGGCATTCCGAAAACGCTGATATTTATGTCATCGACAACGCTTCGACCGATGATTCCGTGGCTTTTTTAAAGAGAAATTTTCCGGGGGTTACTATCATACAGAACAAAAAAAATTACGGTTTTGCAGAAGGTTATAATGAAGGATTAAAACACATTGACCACGAGTTTTATTGCCTCTTAAATTCTGATGTTGAAGTGACTGAAAACTGGATAATTCCGGTTTTAACTATTTTTAAAAATGATGAAAATATTGCGGCCGTTCAACCTAAAATCCTTGATTATAACCGAAGAAATTATTTTGAATTTGCAGGAGCTGGCGGCGGTTTGATCGATAATCTCGGTTATCCGTACTGTCGGGGCAGAATTTTTGAAAATATCGAGGAAGATCACGGGCAATTTGATGATGAAGTTGAAATATTCTGGGCTTCAGGATGTTGCTTTTTTATCCGGTCTGAAGATTTTTGGTCACAAAATGGTTTTGATGCAAGATTCTTTGCTCACCAGGAAGAAATTGATTTGTGCTGGCGTTTGAAAAACTCGGGCAGGAAAATTTTCTATACGGGAAAATCAACGGTTTACCATGTCGGCGGAGGAACATTAAATAAACAAAGTCCGCAGAAAACTTTTTTAAATATCCGGAATAATTTTTCGATGATTTTAAAGAATACTCCACTTTCTACTTTGCTTTGGCTGATTCCATTCCGTTTGATTTTAGACGGATTTGCCGGGATTTACCTGGGTTACAAAAACGGCATATCCCATTTCTGGGCGGTAATCAGGGCACATTTTTCATTTTATGCTCAGATTCCCGAAACGGTAAAACTCCGCCAGAACAAGCAGATTTCTAAATTTTATCAGGCAAAATGGTTGGTATTTAAAAACTTTCTTTAA
- a CDS encoding alpha/beta hydrolase — protein MNIKIDIYLAVTIIAVVILVLGILIYFFQHKFFFQPEKLPPDFKFAYDNLMADEKTVEPEPGAKINYLHFHVDSPKGVVLYLKGNTKSIKGWGKFAIDFTRLGYEVIMMDYRGFGKSTGKRTVQAMKRDSQFIYDITKNEFSEDKIVVYGRSLGSGFAARLASKNNPRLLILTSPLYSLLRTIHHYLPFMPAKPFLRYNIPTFQYLKNVRCPIKIIHGSDDRVVPLRTAVALSEINPELTRLYVILGAGHINIHQFEEYHRVMEEIFEEKKIVIDSTKTSLDYSHRK, from the coding sequence ATGAATATAAAGATAGATATCTACCTGGCGGTTACCATCATTGCGGTGGTTATTCTCGTGCTTGGGATTCTTATCTATTTTTTTCAACATAAATTTTTCTTTCAGCCTGAAAAACTTCCGCCCGATTTCAAATTTGCTTACGACAATTTAATGGCAGATGAAAAAACGGTCGAGCCCGAGCCTGGTGCCAAAATTAATTACCTGCATTTTCATGTTGATTCGCCCAAAGGCGTTGTTCTTTATCTGAAAGGAAATACAAAAAGCATCAAAGGTTGGGGTAAATTTGCCATCGATTTTACCAGATTGGGCTACGAAGTGATCATGATGGATTATCGCGGTTTTGGAAAAAGCACGGGAAAAAGGACTGTACAAGCGATGAAACGGGACTCTCAGTTCATTTATGATATTACTAAAAACGAATTCAGCGAAGATAAAATTGTGGTGTACGGCCGCTCACTGGGTTCCGGTTTTGCAGCAAGACTTGCTTCGAAAAATAATCCCCGACTGTTAATTCTGACGTCACCGCTTTATTCCCTGCTTCGGACAATTCACCACTATCTCCCCTTTATGCCGGCGAAACCCTTTCTACGTTATAATATTCCGACTTTTCAATATTTAAAAAATGTACGCTGTCCGATTAAGATTATTCACGGGAGCGATGATCGGGTAGTTCCTCTCCGCACGGCGGTTGCTCTGTCTGAAATAAATCCAGAACTAACAAGACTGTATGTAATTTTAGGTGCGGGACATATTAATATTCATCAGTTTGAAGAATACCACCGCGTGATGGAAGAAATTTTCGAAGAAAAAAAGATTGTCATCGATTCCACAAAAACCAGCCTGGATTATTCTCACCGGAAATAA
- a CDS encoding hemolysin family protein, with product MELLIVILLVLLNGVFAMSEMSLVSSRKFKLENEGRKGNTGARKALELSENPTRFLSTVQIGITLIGILLGVYSGANLNDDFKSFLDQFAVIQPYSKTLATVGIVIFITYLSILLGELLPKRIAMTFPERIITILAKPMDILSKVTSPFVTFLTLSNNLLLKMLGIKNTPDSTITEEEIKSIVKESALEGQIDQIEHNIVERVFELGDRKINTLLTHRTAITFFNVNESLENIIANIKKEKHDAYPVTEGNNLDNIIGIVLIKDLFPIEDPLNFDLKKHVRQPVFLNENYYAYKVLEIFRKEKNHYGIVIDEYGNTVGIVTMHDVLDALVGNTATNENFDYRITQRNENSWLADAQFPIIEFLKYFDLDYEFENKDNYTTLVGFFLNEHSGSTEVGDKIRIKDLELEIIDKDRQRVDKILITRITPIVNH from the coding sequence ATGGAATTACTTATCGTTATTTTACTTGTTTTACTTAACGGAGTTTTTGCAATGTCAGAAATGTCACTTGTCTCATCCCGAAAATTTAAATTAGAAAATGAGGGGCGGAAAGGCAATACAGGGGCAAGAAAAGCACTTGAACTTTCAGAAAATCCTACCCGCTTTTTATCGACGGTACAAATAGGGATTACGTTGATCGGTATTTTATTGGGGGTTTATTCAGGTGCGAATCTCAACGATGATTTCAAAAGTTTTCTGGATCAGTTTGCGGTTATTCAGCCTTATTCCAAAACATTAGCAACGGTGGGAATCGTTATTTTTATTACTTATCTGTCAATTCTCTTGGGAGAACTGTTGCCGAAAAGAATCGCTATGACTTTTCCAGAGCGCATTATTACCATTCTCGCAAAACCGATGGATATTTTATCTAAAGTTACCTCACCATTTGTTACATTTTTAACCCTATCGAATAACTTACTATTGAAAATGTTGGGAATAAAAAATACACCAGACAGCACAATTACCGAAGAAGAAATAAAATCGATTGTTAAAGAAAGTGCTCTGGAAGGGCAAATTGATCAGATAGAACACAATATTGTAGAAAGGGTTTTCGAATTGGGTGACCGAAAAATCAACACGCTTCTGACGCATAGAACGGCCATAACTTTTTTCAATGTCAATGAAAGCTTAGAAAATATTATCGCCAATATAAAAAAAGAAAAGCACGATGCATATCCCGTTACAGAGGGAAATAACCTGGATAACATTATCGGAATTGTCTTGATAAAAGATTTATTTCCTATTGAGGATCCTTTAAATTTCGACTTAAAAAAACATGTACGGCAACCTGTTTTTCTCAACGAAAATTATTATGCGTACAAAGTTTTGGAAATTTTCAGGAAAGAAAAAAACCATTACGGAATCGTCATCGATGAATACGGAAATACGGTGGGTATTGTAACCATGCACGATGTATTGGATGCGTTGGTCGGAAATACCGCCACCAATGAAAATTTTGATTACCGAATTACGCAACGGAACGAAAATTCCTGGCTGGCAGATGCGCAGTTTCCTATCATAGAATTCTTAAAATATTTTGATCTGGATTACGAATTTGAGAATAAGGACAATTATACCACTTTGGTGGGCTTTTTTCTCAACGAACACAGTGGGTCCACGGAAGTTGGAGACAAAATAAGAATTAAAGATCTGGAGTTAGAAATTATCGATAAGGACAGACAGCGTGTTGATAAAATTCTGATAACCAGAATAACGCCTATAGTAAACCATTAA
- a CDS encoding alpha/beta hydrolase, with the protein MGKILQYLQEKVVFSPIVLPQTHEFIFEKKFDEYLWNTPFEGKINVLHFKIKNPKGVIIYFHGNSANIHRWGKIAHEYTQFGYDVLIMDYRGYGKSTGPRNEEFLYSDAQFCYDFAKEHYGENKTVLYGRSLGGAFAIKTAADNHPKAVILEATFFNIQDIVNRWLPGNVTDKVSPRMTYHFLSNENICKVKVPLYQFHGTKDKVVPFTSGKKLFEVFKKAQPEVEKKFIEIPGGNHDNLINYDLFLTEMKKILGD; encoded by the coding sequence ATGGGAAAAATTCTACAATATTTACAGGAAAAAGTGGTTTTTTCGCCCATCGTTTTGCCACAGACTCATGAATTTATTTTTGAGAAGAAATTCGATGAATATCTTTGGAACACTCCTTTTGAAGGCAAAATAAATGTGCTTCATTTTAAAATTAAAAATCCGAAAGGCGTGATTATTTACTTTCATGGAAATTCTGCCAACATTCACCGGTGGGGAAAAATTGCTCATGAATATACTCAGTTCGGCTATGATGTTCTGATCATGGATTACCGCGGTTATGGCAAAAGTACAGGACCGCGAAATGAAGAATTCCTTTATTCTGATGCGCAATTCTGCTATGATTTTGCAAAAGAACATTACGGAGAAAATAAAACGGTGCTGTACGGAAGAAGTTTAGGTGGAGCTTTTGCCATAAAAACCGCTGCCGACAATCATCCAAAAGCTGTGATTTTAGAAGCGACATTTTTTAACATTCAGGACATTGTAAATCGTTGGCTGCCTGGAAATGTAACCGATAAAGTTTCGCCAAGAATGACGTACCATTTTTTATCCAATGAAAACATCTGTAAAGTAAAAGTTCCGCTCTATCAGTTTCATGGGACAAAAGATAAGGTCGTTCCTTTTACATCCGGAAAAAAACTCTTTGAAGTCTTTAAAAAAGCTCAACCTGAGGTTGAAAAAAAATTTATTGAAATTCCCGGCGGAAATCACGATAACTTAATAAATTATGACCTATTTTTGACGGAAATGAAAAAAATATTAGGTGACTGA
- a CDS encoding 3'-5' exonuclease — MIDFCAIDFETATHERNSACEMGICVVENGEIISTKTWLIKPPSYPYFHPRNIDVHGITPQEVRDAPTFDEIWHEAESLMYGNLIIAHNAGFDAGVLRSCLDYYGFFKPKLNYLCSISLAKKSWKNLPRYGLKNLAEQHNIQFKHHRAGADAEVCAKISLLAFDNLMLTRNDEVTEVMKKNLKIL; from the coding sequence ATGATCGATTTCTGCGCCATTGATTTTGAAACTGCAACTCACGAAAGAAATTCTGCGTGTGAAATGGGAATTTGTGTGGTGGAGAATGGAGAAATCATTTCTACCAAAACGTGGCTCATCAAACCGCCAAGCTACCCTTATTTTCATCCCAGGAATATAGACGTTCACGGGATTACGCCACAAGAAGTTCGCGATGCACCGACCTTTGATGAGATTTGGCATGAAGCGGAATCATTGATGTACGGCAATCTGATAATCGCTCACAATGCCGGTTTCGATGCCGGAGTTTTGCGTTCCTGTCTGGATTATTATGGTTTCTTTAAACCAAAACTGAATTACTTATGCAGTATTTCATTAGCCAAAAAATCGTGGAAAAATCTACCGAGGTACGGATTGAAAAATTTAGCGGAACAGCACAACATTCAATTTAAACATCACAGAGCCGGTGCCGATGCAGAAGTGTGTGCAAAAATATCGCTTTTGGCATTCGATAATTTAATGCTGACAAGAAATGATGAAGTAACCGAGGTGATGAAAAAAAATCTGAAAATATTGTAA
- the apaG gene encoding Co2+/Mg2+ efflux protein ApaG, whose amino-acid sequence MFSTTTFDIKVSVVPQYDIKNSFPAENRFVFRYNISIENLGRDTIRLMSRKWLIFDLGYGFTEIAGEGVIGLTPIIEAGDNFTYFSNVLLRSGVGNMSGTFYCKNLVTNETLEIEVPKFNLVAEVLHN is encoded by the coding sequence ATGTTTTCAACTACAACTTTCGATATTAAGGTTTCTGTTGTTCCGCAATACGATATCAAAAACAGTTTTCCTGCCGAGAACCGTTTCGTTTTCCGTTATAATATCAGCATCGAAAATTTAGGCCGGGACACCATAAGGTTAATGAGTAGAAAATGGCTGATTTTTGATTTGGGCTATGGCTTTACTGAAATAGCCGGAGAAGGAGTGATCGGTTTAACGCCGATTATTGAAGCCGGCGACAATTTTACCTATTTTTCAAATGTCTTACTGCGTTCCGGAGTAGGGAATATGTCAGGTACTTTCTATTGTAAAAATCTGGTGACCAATGAAACTTTAGAAATAGAAGTTCCTAAATTCAATTTGGTTGCTGAAGTTTTGCATAATTAA
- the odhB gene encoding 2-oxoglutarate dehydrogenase complex dihydrolipoyllysine-residue succinyltransferase: protein MSILEMKVPSPGESITEVEIATWLVKDGDYVEKDQPIAEVDSDKATLELPAEESGTITLKAEEGEVVQVGQVVCLIDTSAAKPEGSAPSQPEVKAAEPAKVEAPKVEAKPVATYATGTPSPAAKKILDEKGVDASQVSGSGKDGRITKQDADSASVPAMGSISATSGSRSSSTTKLSVLRRKVAARLVSVKNETAMLTTFNEVDMSEIFRIRKQYKEEFAQKHGVGLGFMSFFTKAVTRALKLYPDVNASIDGDYKINYDFCDISVAVSGPKGLMVPVLRNAEDMSFRGVESNIKSLAERVRDGKITIDEMTGGTFTLTNGGTFGSMMSTPIINPPQSAILGMHNILQRPMAIDGQVVIRPMMYVALSYDHRIIDGKESVGFLVAVKEAIDNPVEFLLGGDERKGLEL, encoded by the coding sequence ATGTCAATATTAGAAATGAAAGTCCCTTCTCCGGGAGAATCGATCACCGAAGTTGAAATCGCGACGTGGTTAGTAAAAGACGGCGATTATGTAGAGAAGGATCAACCCATCGCGGAAGTAGATTCTGATAAAGCAACCCTTGAATTACCTGCTGAAGAAAGCGGAACCATCACGCTGAAAGCAGAAGAAGGTGAAGTAGTACAAGTGGGTCAGGTCGTATGTTTAATCGATACCTCCGCCGCAAAACCTGAAGGTTCAGCTCCCTCACAACCAGAAGTGAAAGCAGCAGAGCCGGCAAAAGTGGAGGCTCCGAAAGTGGAAGCAAAACCTGTAGCAACCTATGCAACAGGAACCCCTTCACCAGCGGCTAAGAAAATTTTAGACGAAAAAGGAGTGGATGCTTCACAAGTAAGCGGTTCCGGAAAAGACGGTAGAATTACCAAACAGGACGCTGATTCTGCTTCGGTTCCGGCAATGGGATCAATTTCTGCTACAAGCGGATCCAGATCATCCAGCACTACCAAGCTTTCTGTATTAAGAAGAAAAGTGGCGGCCAGACTGGTGAGCGTGAAAAATGAAACGGCGATGTTGACTACTTTTAATGAAGTGGATATGTCAGAAATTTTCAGGATCAGAAAACAATATAAAGAAGAATTTGCACAGAAACACGGTGTTGGTTTAGGATTTATGTCTTTCTTTACCAAAGCGGTTACCAGAGCATTGAAATTGTATCCGGATGTAAATGCTTCTATTGACGGCGATTATAAAATTAATTATGATTTCTGCGATATTTCGGTGGCAGTTTCAGGTCCAAAAGGATTGATGGTGCCAGTACTGAGAAATGCAGAAGATATGTCTTTCAGAGGGGTTGAAAGCAATATTAAATCTTTGGCGGAAAGAGTTAGAGATGGCAAAATTACCATTGACGAAATGACCGGCGGTACATTTACGCTTACCAATGGCGGTACTTTCGGATCAATGATGTCTACCCCGATTATCAACCCGCCACAATCAGCGATTCTGGGAATGCACAATATCCTTCAAAGACCTATGGCAATTGATGGTCAGGTTGTAATCCGCCCGATGATGTATGTGGCGCTGTCTTATGACCATAGAATTATTGATGGCAAAGAATCGGTAGGATTCCTCGTTGCAGTAAAAGAAGCGATAGACAATCCTGTTGAATTCTTATTAGGAGGAGATGAAAGAAAAGGACTGGAACTTTAA